One Nostocoides sp. HKS02 genomic window carries:
- a CDS encoding ABC transporter permease: protein MSIDPGWPVATALVLLMGLALLAHRVSGYALGRPVLVAGLRAIVQLSIAALVIAAAVRSLAWSVVLVVAMFAMGVLTTTRRVEAPRSWPAAAAAMAAGIVPVLVVVLATGTIPFTGVGIIPIAGIIVGNAMTAHTLVGRRSFAALREEHSQYEACLSLGLLPGQAIREIIHRRAPEALLPGLDQVKTTGVVTLPGAFIGVMLGGGSPAQAATAQVLVLFGIMAAQTVTVGVAERLIAARRLVPRDLAAALID, encoded by the coding sequence GTGAGCATCGACCCCGGCTGGCCCGTCGCGACCGCGCTGGTCCTCCTGATGGGCCTTGCCCTGCTCGCCCATCGGGTCAGTGGCTACGCGCTCGGGCGACCCGTGCTCGTGGCCGGCCTGCGCGCCATCGTCCAGCTGAGCATCGCCGCCCTGGTGATCGCCGCCGCGGTGCGGAGCCTGGCGTGGTCGGTCGTCCTGGTCGTGGCGATGTTCGCCATGGGTGTCCTCACCACAACCCGGCGGGTCGAGGCGCCGCGCTCCTGGCCCGCGGCAGCGGCGGCGATGGCGGCCGGCATCGTGCCGGTCCTCGTCGTCGTCCTCGCCACCGGCACGATCCCCTTCACCGGCGTCGGGATCATCCCCATCGCGGGGATCATCGTCGGGAACGCCATGACGGCCCACACCCTGGTCGGACGCCGGTCCTTTGCCGCGCTACGCGAGGAACACTCGCAGTACGAGGCCTGCCTCTCGCTTGGCCTCCTGCCGGGCCAAGCGATCCGCGAGATCATCCACCGCCGCGCCCCCGAAGCGCTCCTGCCCGGGCTCGACCAGGTGAAGACCACCGGGGTCGTGACGCTTCCGGGGGCCTTCATCGGGGTGATGCTCGGTGGTGGCTCCCCCGCCCAGGCCGCGACGGCGCAGGTCCTGGTGCTGTTCGGGATCATGGCCGCCCAGACCGTGACCGTCGGGGTGGCCGAGCGCCTCATCGCCGCGCGTCGCCTCGTGCCACGCGACCTGGCCGCAGCCCTGATCGACTGA
- the rimM gene encoding ribosome maturation factor RimM (Essential for efficient processing of 16S rRNA): MAADSLLLVARIGKPHGLHGEVTVQLHTDDPERRFADGAVLATEAVAGSGVPRQLTIRSTRVHQGTWLLGFAEVPDRTGAESLRGTRLLADVSDDEPDDDEQAWYEDELVGLSVVTVDGMVVGEVAGLESRAVQDLLVVRLSAGGEALVPFVEQIVPEVDLENRRVVIAPPAGLLELNAE; this comes from the coding sequence ATGGCTGCCGACTCCCTGCTGCTCGTCGCCCGCATCGGCAAACCCCACGGCCTGCACGGCGAGGTGACCGTCCAGCTGCACACGGACGACCCTGAGCGCCGGTTCGCCGACGGGGCCGTTCTCGCGACCGAGGCGGTGGCGGGCTCCGGCGTGCCCCGCCAGCTCACCATCCGCAGCACCCGCGTGCACCAGGGGACCTGGCTGCTCGGCTTCGCGGAGGTTCCCGACCGCACCGGCGCCGAGTCGCTGCGTGGCACCCGCCTGCTGGCCGATGTCAGTGATGACGAGCCGGACGACGACGAGCAGGCGTGGTACGAGGACGAGCTGGTCGGGCTGAGCGTGGTGACCGTCGACGGGATGGTGGTCGGTGAGGTCGCCGGGCTCGAGAGCCGGGCCGTGCAGGACCTCCTCGTGGTCCGCCTCAGCGCGGGCGGCGAAGCACTCGTGCCGTTCGTCGAGCAGATCGTGCCCGAGGTCGACCTCGAGAACCGGCGCGTCGTGATCGCTCCGCCTGCCGGCCTGCTCGAGCTCAACGCCGAGTGA
- the lepB gene encoding signal peptidase I codes for MTHPDTGANHSTNELGEPVPAQSEHLHEGSPERGSEPPARPTAGPAGPSGLAVLGAAVKEFVIVVGMALVLSFIVKTWLLQAFYIPSGSMEDTLRIDDRVIVSKLTPGPIDLRRGDIVVFADPGNWVEAPVSQPQGTLSTVVRDTLTFVGLLPDTAENHLIKRVIGLPGDHVVCCDVGGRITINGAPIKEPYLKPGNAASEQDFNITVPQGRVWVMGDHRADSSDSRFHDGPKQDGSAGSVQESLIVGRAVALVWPLDHLTWLSNPSATFGAVPPPSSHTSGTSGSTRPSSTATPGATGTTGAGSGSVPGGDASSSTPVGLGAPGGTRLGGD; via the coding sequence GTGACCCATCCCGACACGGGAGCCAACCACTCGACGAACGAGCTCGGTGAACCGGTCCCGGCCCAGTCCGAGCACCTCCACGAGGGAAGCCCGGAGCGTGGTTCGGAGCCGCCCGCACGCCCCACGGCGGGGCCGGCCGGCCCGAGCGGGCTGGCGGTGCTGGGGGCCGCCGTCAAGGAGTTCGTCATCGTCGTCGGCATGGCGCTGGTCCTGTCGTTCATCGTCAAGACGTGGCTGCTGCAGGCGTTCTACATCCCCTCCGGCTCTATGGAGGACACCCTGCGGATCGACGACCGGGTCATCGTCAGCAAGCTGACGCCCGGGCCGATCGACCTGCGTCGTGGCGACATCGTCGTCTTCGCCGATCCGGGCAACTGGGTCGAGGCCCCGGTGAGCCAGCCGCAGGGCACCCTCAGCACCGTGGTCCGTGACACGCTGACCTTCGTCGGTCTGCTGCCCGACACCGCGGAGAACCACCTCATCAAGCGGGTCATCGGGTTGCCGGGCGACCACGTGGTGTGCTGTGACGTCGGCGGTCGGATCACCATCAACGGCGCTCCGATCAAGGAGCCCTACCTCAAGCCGGGCAACGCCGCCAGCGAACAGGACTTCAACATCACGGTGCCGCAGGGGCGTGTCTGGGTCATGGGTGACCACCGCGCGGATTCCTCCGACTCCCGCTTCCACGACGGACCGAAGCAGGACGGTAGCGCCGGCTCGGTCCAGGAGAGCCTCATCGTCGGGCGCGCGGTGGCGCTCGTGTGGCCGCTCGACCACCTGACCTGGCTGTCGAACCCGAGTGCCACCTTCGGCGCCGTACCGCCCCCCAGCAGCCACACGTCGGGCACCTCTGGGTCGACCCGACCGTCGAGCACCGCCACCCCGGGCGCGACGGGGACGACCGGGGCTGGGTCTGGCTCGGTGCCCGGAGGCGACGCCTCGAGCAGTACTCCGGTTGGCCTGGGTGCCCCTGGCGGAACCCGCCTCGGGGGAGACTGA
- the rplS gene encoding 50S ribosomal protein L19 has product MQRFDAIDQVSLRDDIPAFRAGDTVNVHVKVVEGTRSRIQVFKGVVIRRHGGGIGETFTVRKVSFGVGVERTFPLHTPIIDKIEVVTRGDVRRAKLYYLRDLRGKAAKIKEKRETTPAS; this is encoded by the coding sequence ATGCAGCGTTTCGACGCGATCGACCAGGTCTCCCTGCGCGACGACATCCCGGCCTTCCGCGCCGGTGACACCGTCAACGTGCACGTCAAGGTCGTCGAGGGCACCCGCTCGCGCATCCAGGTCTTCAAGGGCGTCGTGATCCGTCGTCACGGAGGCGGCATCGGTGAGACCTTCACGGTCCGCAAGGTCTCCTTCGGCGTCGGCGTCGAGCGCACCTTCCCGCTGCACACCCCGATCATCGACAAGATCGAGGTCGTCACCCGTGGTGACGTTCGTCGCGCCAAGCTCTACTACCTGCGCGACCTGCGCGGCAAGGCCGCCAAGATCAAGGAGAAGCGCGAGACGACCCCCGCCAGCTGA
- the lepB gene encoding signal peptidase I has translation MNPGPDSPQQDPAAASAEPDAAVPSVRPRRGPSWPVLVGVALVVMLLVRGFLLQSFYVPSGSMEPTIQPGDRILVNKLVSGDALHRGDVVVFDGTTTFAAADLTPRRSSGLLGRVLGGAASAVGVDLGEQDFVKRIIGLPGDHVVCCDTQGRITINGTAVQEPYIMSGDKPSDLTFDITVPAGRLWVMGDHRSDSADSRAHLGDPGGGTVRLSDVVGRAAATYWPLSRIGGFDTPAVLADIPRAVTK, from the coding sequence ATGAACCCCGGACCGGACTCACCCCAGCAGGACCCGGCCGCCGCGTCAGCTGAACCTGACGCGGCGGTGCCGTCCGTACGTCCTCGTCGCGGGCCATCCTGGCCGGTGCTCGTGGGGGTCGCCCTCGTCGTGATGCTGCTGGTCCGCGGCTTTCTGCTGCAGTCCTTCTACGTCCCCTCGGGCTCGATGGAGCCCACGATCCAGCCGGGCGACCGCATCCTGGTCAACAAGCTCGTCTCGGGTGACGCGCTGCACCGCGGTGACGTCGTGGTCTTCGACGGCACGACGACGTTCGCCGCGGCCGACCTCACCCCCCGGCGCTCGAGCGGCCTGCTCGGGCGGGTTCTCGGCGGAGCCGCGTCCGCAGTGGGGGTGGACCTCGGTGAGCAGGACTTCGTCAAGCGGATCATCGGCCTGCCGGGCGACCACGTCGTCTGCTGCGACACCCAGGGCCGGATCACCATCAACGGCACTGCTGTGCAGGAGCCCTACATCATGTCTGGCGACAAGCCCAGTGACCTGACGTTCGACATCACGGTTCCGGCGGGGCGCCTGTGGGTGATGGGCGACCACCGCAGTGACAGCGCCGACTCGCGGGCCCATCTCGGCGACCCGGGGGGCGGTACCGTGCGACTCAGTGACGTGGTGGGGCGAGCCGCCGCGACGTACTGGCCGCTCTCGCGTATCGGGGGCTTCGACACCCCGGCCGTTCTGGCCGACATCCCGCGGGCGGTGACCAAGTGA
- a CDS encoding DUF2469 domain-containing protein — translation MSSEDLEKYESEMELQLYREYRDVVGLFSHVVETERRFYLCNSVDVKVRSDGGEVYFDVTMQDAWVWDIYRPARFAKQVRVVTFKDVNVEELAKSDLELPKGPGF, via the coding sequence ATGAGTTCAGAGGACCTCGAGAAGTACGAGTCCGAGATGGAGCTGCAGCTCTACCGCGAGTACCGCGACGTCGTCGGGTTGTTCTCGCACGTCGTGGAGACGGAGCGGCGCTTCTACCTGTGCAACTCCGTCGACGTGAAGGTGCGCAGCGACGGCGGCGAGGTCTACTTCGACGTGACGATGCAGGACGCCTGGGTGTGGGACATCTACCGCCCGGCCCGGTTCGCCAAGCAGGTGCGGGTCGTGACATTCAAGGATGTCAACGTCGAGGAGCTCGCCAAGTCGGACCTCGAGCTCCCCAAGGGGCCGGGCTTCTAG
- a CDS encoding ribonuclease HII, translated as MPKAVVPPSRRPSLRVERALQRDGHRVLAGMDEVGRGALAGPVSVGVVLIDETCRSAPAGVKDSKLLTPAARVAMVPRIRRWALAYAVGHASPAEIDEVGIIAALRLAGCRALNAAAVVPDLVILDGNHDWLTAPGDVGLFAFADSAPATPPVTTMIKADLKCSSVAAASVLAKVERDAMMVAAAPRYPAYGWHENKGYAAPEHLAALEAHGASDLHRRSWRLPGVAGDDGGTVGDQAGQAVGQPEMSAR; from the coding sequence ATGCCCAAGGCCGTCGTCCCCCCGAGCCGCCGTCCGAGCCTGCGGGTCGAGCGCGCCCTTCAGCGCGACGGACACCGCGTGCTGGCGGGCATGGACGAGGTCGGCCGTGGGGCGCTGGCGGGCCCGGTGAGCGTCGGTGTCGTGCTCATCGACGAGACGTGCCGCAGCGCCCCTGCTGGGGTGAAGGACTCCAAGCTGCTCACCCCCGCAGCGCGGGTCGCCATGGTGCCCCGTATCCGGCGCTGGGCGCTGGCGTATGCCGTCGGGCACGCCTCACCGGCGGAGATCGACGAGGTGGGCATCATCGCCGCACTCCGGCTGGCTGGGTGCCGCGCGCTGAACGCCGCCGCCGTCGTGCCCGACCTGGTCATCCTCGACGGCAACCACGACTGGCTGACCGCGCCGGGCGACGTGGGGCTGTTCGCGTTCGCCGACTCCGCCCCCGCCACTCCGCCCGTCACCACGATGATCAAGGCAGACCTGAAGTGCTCGTCGGTCGCCGCCGCCTCCGTGCTCGCCAAGGTCGAGCGCGACGCGATGATGGTCGCGGCGGCGCCGCGCTACCCGGCATACGGATGGCACGAGAACAAGGGGTATGCCGCGCCCGAGCACCTCGCGGCGCTCGAGGCCCACGGCGCGAGTGACCTGCACCGTCGCTCGTGGCGCCTTCCCGGAGTGGCAGGAGATGATGGTGGCACCGTGGGTGACCAGGCAGGGCAGGCAGTGGGGCAACCGGAGATGAGCGCGCGATGA
- the trmD gene encoding tRNA (guanosine(37)-N1)-methyltransferase TrmD: MRVDVISIFPDYLAPLELSLIGKARRDGRIDLRVHDLRDFARDRHRTVDDTPYGGGAGMVMKPQPWSEALQHVAGSGADGARPRLVVPGPGGMPFTQAMARELAQEPWLAFACGRYEGIDERVYEYAADDLGLEVSVVSLGDYVLNGGEVAVLAMVEAVARLLPGVIGNAESLVEESHEDGLLEYPVYTKPAAWESAPGRTREVPPVLLSGDHHAIAAWRHQQRLDRTARRRPDLLHGSQAGARLGDFDVAVATAADAPEILTLSRACWVTEAQANESLVIPPLVETIEDTVAGIGQWTTWTVRGAGRLVGSVRGRVAPDDPTLWQIGRLMVAPDLQGRGLGRALLAHAEAAAPPGTAAYWLNTGVRSDRNLRIYRKAGYRVRAGEGSFPGTVDLTKPRR, from the coding sequence ATGCGCGTCGACGTCATCTCGATCTTTCCCGACTACCTTGCGCCGCTTGAGCTTTCGCTGATCGGCAAGGCGCGCCGCGACGGGCGCATCGACCTGCGTGTCCACGACCTGCGCGACTTCGCGCGCGACCGGCACCGCACCGTCGACGACACGCCCTACGGCGGCGGCGCGGGCATGGTCATGAAGCCCCAGCCGTGGTCAGAGGCCCTCCAGCACGTGGCCGGTTCGGGCGCCGACGGTGCTCGCCCGCGGCTCGTGGTGCCCGGCCCCGGTGGTATGCCGTTCACGCAGGCCATGGCGCGCGAGCTCGCGCAGGAGCCGTGGCTGGCCTTCGCCTGTGGTCGCTACGAGGGCATCGACGAGCGCGTCTACGAGTACGCCGCAGACGATCTCGGGCTCGAGGTGTCCGTCGTGTCGCTGGGGGACTACGTCCTCAACGGGGGTGAGGTGGCCGTGCTGGCCATGGTCGAGGCCGTGGCCCGACTGCTGCCCGGGGTCATCGGCAACGCCGAGTCGCTGGTCGAGGAGTCCCACGAGGACGGCCTGCTCGAGTACCCCGTCTACACCAAGCCGGCCGCCTGGGAGTCCGCGCCGGGACGCACCCGCGAGGTTCCCCCGGTGCTGCTCTCGGGCGACCACCACGCCATCGCCGCCTGGCGCCACCAGCAGCGCCTCGACCGCACGGCGCGCAGACGGCCAGACCTCCTGCACGGGTCGCAGGCGGGCGCACGCCTCGGCGACTTCGACGTGGCGGTCGCGACTGCGGCCGATGCGCCCGAGATCCTGACCTTGAGCCGCGCCTGCTGGGTCACCGAGGCGCAGGCCAACGAGAGCCTGGTGATCCCGCCGCTGGTCGAGACCATCGAGGACACGGTCGCGGGGATCGGGCAGTGGACCACCTGGACCGTGCGTGGCGCGGGTCGCCTCGTCGGGTCGGTCCGCGGGCGGGTCGCTCCGGACGACCCGACGCTCTGGCAGATCGGGCGACTCATGGTCGCGCCCGACCTGCAGGGCCGCGGTCTCGGGCGGGCGCTGCTCGCGCACGCCGAGGCGGCCGCGCCACCGGGCACGGCGGCATACTGGCTCAACACCGGCGTGCGCAGCGACCGCAACCTGCGCATCTACCGCAAGGCGGGCTATCGCGTGCGAGCGGGTGAGGGCAGCTTCCCGGGCACCGTCGACCTGACCAAGCCCCGCCGGTAG
- a CDS encoding LacI family DNA-binding transcriptional regulator yields the protein MGNVTLKSVAEAAGVSISTVSNAYNKPEQMSAEVRQRVLDTAKALGYAGPNAAARSLRSQRAGAIGLLFTEQLSYAFSDPYSVGMLAGLSEVAEEHRTGLLLIPLPPADTGRPEDVELASDTMRQAVVDGVVAYCVDPDHPARQVALDRGLPMASTTELDDERQTYVLIDEDGAAKALGRHLRDLGHRDVGIVVNSRQPTGPATLVGPEDEAELYNDSRLRLRGLREALGGQARVTAVSAGHNSHEAGLAAAAYLLDRHDRPTAIACTSDVLALGVLDGIRQRGLQVGRDVSLSGFDDIAEAQAAGLTTVRQPIAEKGRLLGRMLLDPAFTQRRVVLDTELVIRSSTGPATGQPSGPTPNPTPNPQPTAPPPERRRT from the coding sequence ATGGGCAACGTGACCCTGAAGTCCGTGGCTGAGGCGGCCGGCGTGTCGATCTCGACCGTCTCCAACGCCTACAACAAGCCCGAGCAGATGTCCGCCGAGGTCCGCCAGCGCGTGCTCGACACCGCCAAGGCGCTCGGGTATGCCGGCCCGAACGCGGCCGCCCGCAGCCTGCGGTCCCAGCGCGCTGGCGCCATCGGCCTGCTGTTCACCGAGCAGCTCAGCTACGCCTTCTCCGACCCCTACTCGGTGGGCATGCTCGCCGGACTCTCGGAGGTGGCCGAGGAGCACCGGACCGGGTTGCTGCTGATCCCGCTGCCGCCGGCCGACACCGGTCGCCCCGAGGACGTCGAGCTGGCCTCGGACACGATGCGTCAGGCGGTCGTCGACGGCGTGGTCGCCTACTGCGTCGATCCGGACCACCCGGCCCGACAGGTTGCCCTGGACCGCGGCCTGCCGATGGCCTCGACGACCGAGCTCGACGACGAGCGCCAGACGTACGTGCTCATCGACGAGGACGGTGCGGCCAAGGCGCTCGGTCGCCACCTGCGGGACCTCGGCCACCGGGACGTCGGGATCGTCGTCAACAGCCGCCAGCCGACGGGCCCGGCCACCTTGGTGGGCCCAGAGGACGAGGCGGAGCTCTACAACGACTCCCGGCTCCGGCTTCGGGGGCTGCGTGAGGCGCTGGGCGGGCAGGCGCGGGTGACCGCGGTGTCGGCCGGCCACAACTCCCACGAGGCCGGCCTCGCGGCGGCGGCATACCTCCTGGACCGGCATGACCGGCCGACCGCGATCGCCTGCACGAGCGATGTCCTGGCCCTCGGCGTGCTCGACGGCATCCGCCAGCGCGGCCTGCAGGTCGGGCGGGACGTCTCGCTGAGTGGCTTCGACGACATCGCCGAGGCGCAGGCCGCTGGCCTCACCACCGTGCGCCAGCCCATCGCCGAGAAGGGCCGCCTGCTCGGGCGGATGCTCCTCGACCCGGCCTTCACCCAGCGCCGCGTGGTGCTCGACACCGAGCTCGTCATCCGGTCCAGCACCGGACCGGCGACCGGCCAGCCCAGCGGACCAACCCCCAACCCAACCCCCAACCCCCAACCCACCGCACCACCACCTGAAAGGAGGAGGACATGA